A region of Mesorhizobium sp. M3A.F.Ca.ET.080.04.2.1 DNA encodes the following proteins:
- a CDS encoding LysR family transcriptional regulator, translated as MADFNDLQAFLAVARAGGFREGARTTASSASALSEAIRRLETQLGVRLFNRTTRSVALTDAGSSLLARLGPALGEVEAALDVVNGFRDRPAGTLRLNVPISASRLVLPKIVPGFLAANPAIRLEVIAEESFVDLLAAGCDAGIRYDERLEQDMIAVPIGPRVQRFTTSAAPAYLERHGRPQHPRDLLSHACLRGRFPSGAMTPWEFERDGEVVRVNPTGPLVVGIGGGVDLAVDSAIAGVGILWLFEDWVRPHFESGALEPVLKPWWQSFPGPFLYYPGRRLVPAPLRAFIDYIKSPAGRGQ; from the coding sequence ATGGCCGACTTCAATGATCTCCAGGCATTTCTGGCGGTGGCCCGCGCCGGTGGCTTTCGCGAGGGAGCACGCACAACGGCAAGCAGTGCTTCGGCGCTGAGCGAAGCGATCCGGCGACTGGAAACGCAACTAGGCGTCAGACTATTCAACCGCACCACCCGCAGCGTGGCCCTCACCGATGCCGGATCGAGTCTGCTGGCACGGCTCGGCCCCGCGCTGGGTGAGGTCGAGGCAGCGCTCGATGTCGTCAACGGTTTTCGCGATCGGCCCGCCGGGACCTTGCGCCTCAATGTGCCGATAAGCGCCTCACGGCTGGTCCTGCCCAAGATCGTACCGGGCTTTCTGGCTGCCAATCCTGCCATTCGCCTGGAGGTGATCGCCGAGGAGAGTTTTGTCGATCTGCTGGCAGCCGGTTGCGATGCCGGCATCCGCTATGACGAGCGGTTGGAGCAGGACATGATCGCGGTTCCGATCGGCCCGCGCGTGCAGCGCTTCACCACCTCCGCGGCGCCGGCCTATCTCGAACGGCATGGCCGGCCACAGCATCCGCGCGATCTGCTCAGCCATGCCTGTTTGCGCGGCCGCTTTCCCAGCGGGGCAATGACGCCTTGGGAATTTGAGCGGGACGGCGAAGTGGTACGGGTGAATCCTACGGGACCGTTGGTCGTTGGTATCGGTGGCGGTGTCGATCTCGCGGTCGATTCAGCGATCGCCGGCGTTGGCATTCTGTGGCTCTTCGAGGATTGGGTGCGCCCGCATTTCGAGAGCGGCGCGCTCGAACCTGTGTTGAAGCCTTGGTGGCAGAGCTTCCCGGGGCCCTTCCTGTATTATCCCGGCCGGCGTCTGGTGCCTGCACCGCTGCGAGCATTCATCGACTACATCAAGTCACCGGCCGGACGCGGCCAATAA
- a CDS encoding aldo/keto reductase family oxidoreductase yields the protein MSSIDKSGTYKLGDRPVRRLGYGAMQLAGKGVFGPPLNHDAAVAVLREAVACGVNHIDTSDYYGPHFTNRLIREALAPYPDELTIVTKIGARRGNDASWLPAYSPEELTRAVHDNLSNLGRDMLDVVNLRIMFGIHGPAEGSIEAPLTVLAELQRKGLVHHIGLSNVTRAQIAEGRRICEIVCVQNQYNLAHRNDDVLIDELAREGIAYVPFFPLGGFNPLQSSTLSSVAGRLGATPMQVALAWLLRRAPNILLIPGTSSVAHLRENLAAAELELTDEVLSELDGVAKAA from the coding sequence ATGTCCAGCATCGACAAATCGGGTACTTACAAGCTTGGTGACCGCCCAGTCCGCAGACTCGGCTATGGAGCGATGCAGCTTGCAGGCAAAGGGGTGTTCGGCCCACCGTTGAACCATGACGCAGCCGTCGCCGTGCTACGCGAGGCGGTGGCATGCGGGGTGAATCATATCGATACGAGCGACTATTACGGTCCGCATTTCACCAATCGGCTGATCCGCGAAGCGCTGGCGCCCTACCCCGACGAGCTCACTATCGTCACCAAGATCGGCGCCCGCCGCGGCAACGACGCGTCCTGGCTGCCGGCCTATTCACCGGAGGAACTTACCCGGGCCGTGCACGACAACCTCAGCAATCTCGGACGCGACATGCTCGACGTGGTCAATTTGCGCATCATGTTCGGCATCCACGGCCCCGCCGAGGGTTCGATCGAGGCGCCGCTGACGGTGCTGGCCGAACTGCAGCGCAAGGGTCTGGTGCACCATATCGGCTTGAGCAACGTCACCCGCGCACAGATCGCGGAGGGCCGCAGGATCTGCGAGATCGTCTGCGTGCAGAACCAGTACAACCTGGCGCATCGGAACGACGACGTGCTGATCGACGAGCTTGCCCGTGAAGGCATCGCCTATGTGCCGTTCTTCCCGCTCGGCGGCTTCAACCCATTGCAGTCCTCGACACTGTCCAGTGTCGCGGGGCGGCTCGGCGCCACACCCATGCAGGTGGCGCTTGCCTGGCTGCTGCGGCGCGCGCCGAACATCCTGCTGATCCCAGGTACGTCATCGGTCGCGCATCTACGGGAGAACCTGGCGGCGGCGGAGCTCGAATTGACGGACGAGGTGTTGAGCGAGTTGGACGGAGTCGCCAAAGCAGCGTGA
- a CDS encoding IS481 family transposase translates to MNIHKNARLTPLRREEMALSVIEGAFSKAHAARVYGVSAKIVARWVERYKSEGRAGMIDRSSRPAHMPQATAALIAERIMALRRQRWTGKHIAHEVGVSPATVSRVLKRAGLSRLRDIEPAEPIRRYEREHPGEMIHIDIKKLGRFERIGHRITGKRTGNASSRGSSWEFVHVCIDDASRIAFSQILPDEKKESAIAFLKAAVAYYASLGVTIARVMTDNGSCYRSKAFAKACRDLGLKHVRTRPYTPKTNGKAERFIQTALREWAYAIAYPTSDHRAAELPVWLHRYNWHRPHGSLKSKTPISRLALTEDNLLRLHN, encoded by the coding sequence ATGAACATCCATAAGAATGCCCGTCTCACACCGCTGCGTCGAGAGGAGATGGCGCTGTCGGTGATAGAAGGCGCTTTCTCCAAAGCCCATGCGGCGCGTGTCTACGGCGTGTCGGCCAAGATCGTGGCGCGCTGGGTCGAGCGCTACAAGTCCGAAGGGCGGGCCGGCATGATCGACCGTTCCTCGCGGCCCGCCCATATGCCGCAGGCCACCGCTGCGTTGATCGCCGAGCGCATCATGGCGCTGCGGCGGCAACGTTGGACCGGCAAGCACATCGCCCATGAGGTCGGCGTCTCGCCCGCCACCGTTAGCCGGGTTCTCAAGCGTGCCGGACTGTCGCGGTTGCGGGATATCGAACCGGCCGAGCCGATCCGACGCTACGAGCGCGAGCATCCTGGCGAGATGATCCATATCGATATCAAGAAGCTCGGTCGTTTCGAGCGCATCGGTCATCGCATTACCGGCAAGCGCACCGGCAATGCCAGCTCGCGCGGCAGCAGTTGGGAGTTCGTCCATGTCTGCATCGACGACGCCTCCCGCATCGCCTTCTCGCAGATCCTGCCCGACGAGAAAAAAGAAAGCGCCATCGCCTTCCTCAAGGCGGCGGTGGCCTACTACGCCAGCCTCGGCGTCACGATAGCCCGCGTCATGACCGACAACGGCTCCTGCTACAGATCAAAGGCCTTCGCCAAGGCCTGCCGCGATCTCGGCCTCAAGCACGTCAGGACAAGACCCTATACACCCAAGACCAATGGCAAGGCCGAGCGCTTCATCCAGACAGCACTGCGCGAATGGGCTTATGCCATCGCTTATCCGACTTCAGATCACCGCGCCGCAGAGTTGCCGGTCTGGCTGCACAGATACAATTGGCACCGTCCCCACGGGAGCCTAAAGTCCAAAACACCTATCAGTCGCCTCGCTCTAACCGAGGACAACCTGTTGAGGCTCCACAACTAG
- a CDS encoding glycerophosphodiester phosphodiesterase family protein, with the protein MRTLWLSLILSATLAAVCGQALAGETRTAQILDRFGHANQWRDHVMIAAHRAGSMQAGKTLYAENSLAAVEGSIEVGAEIVEVDVRRSKDGEFVIMHDSWLDRTTTCKGEVVNYTLAELKKCRLVVEGTDAVTNETVSTLREMLTATRDRILINLDNKLEVKDLPGMIAVARDLGMTDQVIVKENLWSRQRIDAAHTALAEAGGGFQFMPILADDAVHDAGFAHEVGRAFSPRAVELINWRNGAEMLTATGGPLFSTRMRAEAVRGDWHLWADTYAIVNKPGGYLAGGRGDELAVAAGMPRESWGFWADRGATIIQTDEPKAAIDWLTANGYRVPYSTDVKPAEPARTASIN; encoded by the coding sequence ATGCGAACCCTCTGGCTGAGCCTCATTTTGTCTGCCACGCTTGCTGCCGTCTGCGGCCAGGCTTTAGCCGGCGAGACACGCACTGCCCAAATCCTCGATCGCTTCGGGCATGCCAACCAATGGCGCGACCATGTCATGATCGCAGCCCACCGCGCCGGCAGCATGCAGGCCGGCAAAACGCTCTATGCCGAGAATTCGCTCGCCGCGGTCGAAGGTTCGATCGAGGTAGGCGCAGAGATCGTCGAGGTCGACGTCAGGCGCTCGAAGGACGGCGAGTTCGTCATCATGCATGACAGCTGGCTCGACCGCACCACCACCTGCAAGGGCGAGGTGGTGAACTACACGCTTGCCGAACTGAAAAAATGCCGGCTGGTGGTCGAAGGCACCGATGCCGTGACCAATGAGACGGTGTCGACGCTGCGTGAAATGCTGACGGCGACCAGGGACCGGATCCTGATCAACCTCGATAACAAGCTGGAGGTGAAGGATCTGCCCGGCATGATCGCGGTTGCCCGGGATCTCGGCATGACCGATCAGGTAATCGTCAAGGAGAACCTTTGGAGCCGCCAGCGCATCGACGCGGCCCACACAGCACTTGCCGAGGCTGGCGGCGGCTTCCAGTTCATGCCGATTCTTGCTGATGATGCCGTGCATGACGCGGGTTTCGCGCACGAAGTAGGCCGGGCGTTCTCCCCCCGGGCGGTCGAGCTGATCAACTGGCGCAACGGTGCCGAGATGCTGACCGCGACCGGCGGCCCGCTGTTCAGCACCCGCATGCGCGCGGAAGCGGTGAGGGGTGATTGGCACCTCTGGGCCGACACTTACGCCATCGTCAACAAGCCGGGCGGCTATCTCGCCGGCGGCCGCGGCGATGAACTCGCGGTCGCCGCCGGCATGCCACGCGAAAGCTGGGGCTTCTGGGCCGACCGCGGCGCCACCATCATCCAGACCGACGAGCCGAAAGCGGCCATCGACTGGCTCACAGCCAACGGTTATCGGGTGCCTTATTCGACGGACGTGAAACCGGCTGAGCCGGCGCGTACCGCCAGTATTAATTAG
- a CDS encoding acyltransferase — MTEAALLNLAPAPAAARAGTVAGERFKVLDSWRGICALLVALFHFPTTSMISRSTFVGGCYLFVDFFFVLSGFVIAGSYASRLGEPGALARFALVRFGRIYPLHLVMLAAFAAFETLRLVLPALRGTGAAPFTGGFDLRSLAANVFLLQGMGVEDHLSWNAPSWSISAEFFAYLLFAAVVFAASGRAWIWFIAAAMTAPLFLLAFSTRHMDVSFDFGFIRCLYGFSLGALLAWFQHDSIAEAREALADGAGRIAWTLAELAMIAVIGVFVSVAGSNDAGIAAPVVFALALYLFAHEGGWISSLLRSRPMLLLGSLSYSIYMVHIFVQARMINVGGLIERKLGLGIVGDIALRGDQVTGFGLGSPWIGFAALMTMLIGVIVSSWFTWRFVEMPALAWFRRLAKRV, encoded by the coding sequence ATGACTGAGGCCGCCTTGCTCAATCTCGCGCCCGCACCGGCGGCCGCCCGCGCCGGTACGGTGGCAGGCGAGCGTTTCAAGGTGCTTGATTCCTGGCGCGGCATTTGCGCGCTGCTGGTGGCACTGTTTCATTTTCCGACGACGTCGATGATTTCGCGGAGCACCTTTGTCGGCGGCTGTTATTTGTTCGTGGACTTCTTCTTCGTGCTCTCGGGCTTTGTCATTGCCGGCTCCTATGCCAGCCGGCTTGGCGAGCCGGGCGCGCTTGCCCGTTTCGCGCTCGTGCGCTTTGGCCGCATCTACCCGTTGCACCTGGTGATGCTTGCGGCCTTCGCTGCATTCGAGACGCTGCGGCTTGTGCTGCCGGCGCTGCGCGGCACGGGTGCGGCGCCCTTCACCGGCGGTTTCGACTTGAGAAGTCTCGCTGCCAATGTGTTCCTGTTGCAGGGCATGGGCGTCGAGGATCATCTCAGCTGGAACGCACCGAGTTGGAGCATTTCGGCCGAGTTCTTCGCCTATCTGCTGTTTGCCGCCGTCGTCTTCGCGGCAAGCGGGCGCGCCTGGATATGGTTCATCGCCGCAGCCATGACCGCGCCGCTCTTCCTGCTTGCCTTCTCGACGCGTCATATGGACGTGTCCTTCGATTTCGGCTTCATCCGCTGCCTTTACGGCTTCTCGCTCGGTGCGCTGCTTGCCTGGTTTCAGCACGATTCCATTGCAGAGGCGCGAGAGGCGCTCGCGGACGGGGCAGGGCGTATCGCCTGGACACTGGCTGAGCTTGCCATGATTGCGGTGATCGGGGTCTTCGTCTCGGTCGCCGGGTCAAACGACGCCGGCATCGCAGCCCCGGTTGTCTTTGCGCTGGCGCTCTATCTCTTCGCGCATGAGGGTGGCTGGATCAGCAGTCTACTGCGCAGCCGTCCGATGCTCCTGCTCGGCTCGCTTTCCTACTCGATCTACATGGTCCACATCTTCGTGCAGGCGCGCATGATCAATGTCGGCGGTCTGATCGAGCGCAAGCTCGGCCTCGGAATTGTCGGCGACATTGCACTGCGCGGCGATCAGGTGACCGGCTTCGGCCTGGGCTCGCCCTGGATCGGATTCGCGGCACTGATGACAATGTTGATCGGCGTTATTGTTTCTTCCTGGTTCACCTGGCGCTTCGTCGAAATGCCGGCGCTGGCCTGGTTCCGTCGCCTCGCCAAGCGGGTTTGA
- the speB gene encoding agmatinase — protein sequence MPNKNIDHAFTARSRTGASFEPTYAGALSFMRRKYTKDVKGADAVVWGIPFDAAVTNRPGARFGPQAIRRASAILDNDPQYPFSRDLFEHLSVVDYGDCLLDSGNHQKTPGTIEREAARILRSGAFLLSLGGDHFVTWPLLKAHAAIHGPLALVQFDAHQDTWPDDGKRIDHGSFVARAVKEGIIDPDRSIQIGIRTHAPETFGIKILYGHEVEEMRASDIAYAIVERTGGRKTYLTFDIDCLDPAFAPGTGTPVAGGPSSAKVLSTLRQLGQIDIVGADVVEVAPAYDHADITAIAGSIIAMHYLGLVAERKARLEDLNNGNQAVLHEAHGI from the coding sequence ATGCCGAACAAGAACATCGACCACGCCTTCACAGCCCGCTCCCGGACCGGTGCCTCCTTCGAGCCGACCTATGCCGGCGCGCTGTCGTTCATGCGGCGCAAATACACCAAGGATGTGAAGGGCGCGGACGCTGTCGTGTGGGGTATTCCATTCGATGCCGCCGTCACCAACCGGCCCGGCGCCCGCTTCGGGCCGCAGGCGATCCGGCGCGCCTCGGCGATCCTCGACAACGATCCGCAATACCCGTTCTCGCGCGACCTGTTCGAGCATCTTTCGGTCGTCGATTATGGCGATTGCCTTCTGGACAGCGGCAACCACCAGAAGACACCCGGCACGATCGAGCGCGAGGCGGCCAGGATCTTGAGATCAGGGGCCTTCCTTCTGTCGCTCGGCGGCGATCATTTCGTCACCTGGCCGCTGCTCAAGGCGCATGCGGCGATCCATGGACCGCTGGCGCTGGTGCAGTTCGATGCGCATCAGGACACCTGGCCCGACGACGGCAAGCGCATCGACCACGGGTCTTTCGTCGCTCGGGCGGTGAAAGAAGGCATCATCGATCCCGACCGCTCGATCCAGATCGGCATCCGCACGCATGCGCCGGAAACGTTCGGCATCAAGATCCTTTATGGCCACGAGGTTGAGGAAATGCGGGCGTCCGATATTGCTTACGCGATTGTCGAGCGCACCGGCGGCAGGAAAACCTATCTCACCTTCGACATCGATTGCCTCGATCCGGCCTTCGCGCCAGGCACCGGCACGCCGGTAGCCGGCGGCCCATCCTCGGCCAAGGTGCTGTCGACGCTGCGCCAACTCGGCCAGATCGATATTGTCGGCGCCGACGTCGTCGAGGTTGCGCCGGCCTACGATCATGCCGATATAACGGCAATCGCGGGATCGATCATCGCCATGCACTATCTCGGCTTGGTGGCCGAGCGAAAGGCACGGCTTGAAGACTTGAACAATGGCAATCAAGCCGTGCTGCATGAAGCACACGGTATATAG
- the argC gene encoding N-acetyl-gamma-glutamyl-phosphate reductase has translation MTKPKIFIDGEHGTTGLQIRALLADRDDLEIISIPAERRKEAAARAEFLNAADVAILCLPDAAAKESVSLIENDTTKVIDASTAHRVAEGWEYGFAEMDKHQAKKIAGAKRVANPGCWPQGPIATLRPLVSAGLLPADFPVAVNGISGYSGGGRPMIEDYVGKGEDAPEFLPYGLTLQHKHVPELRTYAKLSQDPIMQPAVGNFAQGMITVVPLQLGGLKRVPTGAELHAAIADHFASIDGGVVEVAPYTHTERVPEIDPEAYNGTNRMKVYVFANDERAQALLMAVYDNLGKGASGAAVQNLDLMLGIKR, from the coding sequence GTGACGAAACCGAAGATCTTCATTGACGGCGAGCATGGAACGACAGGCCTGCAGATCAGGGCGCTGCTGGCCGACCGCGACGACCTGGAGATCATCTCCATTCCCGCCGAGCGCCGCAAGGAAGCTGCGGCGCGCGCCGAATTCCTCAATGCCGCGGACGTCGCGATCCTCTGCCTGCCGGATGCAGCTGCCAAGGAAAGCGTGTCGCTGATCGAGAACGACACCACGAAGGTCATCGACGCCTCGACCGCTCATCGCGTGGCCGAAGGCTGGGAATATGGCTTTGCCGAAATGGACAAGCACCAGGCAAAGAAGATCGCCGGGGCGAAACGCGTCGCCAATCCAGGCTGCTGGCCGCAAGGCCCGATCGCGACGCTGCGTCCGCTGGTTTCGGCCGGCCTGCTGCCCGCCGACTTTCCGGTCGCTGTCAACGGTATTTCCGGCTATTCCGGCGGCGGCCGGCCGATGATCGAGGACTATGTCGGCAAGGGCGAGGACGCGCCGGAATTCCTGCCCTACGGCCTCACTCTGCAGCACAAGCACGTGCCGGAGCTAAGGACCTATGCGAAGCTGTCGCAGGATCCGATCATGCAGCCGGCGGTCGGCAATTTCGCGCAAGGCATGATCACCGTCGTGCCGCTGCAGCTCGGCGGCCTGAAGCGGGTTCCGACAGGCGCGGAACTGCATGCCGCGATCGCCGACCATTTCGCCTCGATCGACGGCGGCGTTGTCGAAGTCGCGCCCTACACCCACACGGAGCGCGTCCCGGAGATTGATCCGGAGGCTTATAACGGCACCAACCGGATGAAGGTCTATGTGTTCGCCAATGACGAGCGCGCGCAGGCGCTGCTCATGGCCGTCTACGACAATCTCGGCAAGGGTGCCTCCGGGGCTGCTGTGCAGAACCTGGACCTGATGCTCGGCATCAAGCGCTGA
- a CDS encoding COX15/CtaA family protein, whose protein sequence is MAAVTAAAPYAARDRDLHNRALVRGWLYVVLLMLFVLVVVGGATRLTESGLSITEWQPIHGVIPPLNDAEWQEEFLRYQQIPQYAELNKGMSIEAFKSIFWWEWAHRILARVIGFVFALPLIFFWATRRIEGGLGRKLVGILLLLGLQAAIGWWMVASGLVDRVSVSQYRLATHLTIAALIFTATMVVARGLAPHSEPAADRSTQRLAGFIVLLALIQIYLGGLVAGLDAGLSYNTWPLMDGKVIPSDLLLLEPAWRNFFENPKTVQFVHRLGAYTLFIVALWHMIATWRRRRGTTHARRGALLFLLVLAQASIGIGTLLMQVPLHLALTHQGFALIVLGFAAAHWRGTKGAYPLPHEVKIGS, encoded by the coding sequence ATGGCTGCCGTCACCGCTGCCGCCCCTTATGCCGCCCGCGATCGCGACCTGCACAACCGGGCGCTGGTGCGCGGCTGGCTCTACGTCGTGCTGCTCATGCTGTTCGTGCTGGTGGTTGTCGGCGGCGCCACCAGGCTGACCGAATCCGGCCTTTCCATCACCGAATGGCAGCCGATCCACGGCGTCATCCCGCCACTCAACGACGCCGAGTGGCAGGAAGAGTTCCTGCGCTACCAGCAGATCCCGCAATATGCCGAACTCAACAAGGGCATGAGCATCGAGGCCTTCAAGTCGATCTTCTGGTGGGAATGGGCGCACCGCATTCTTGCTCGCGTCATCGGCTTCGTGTTTGCCTTGCCCCTGATTTTCTTCTGGGCGACGCGGCGTATCGAGGGCGGCCTTGGACGAAAGCTCGTCGGCATCCTCCTGCTCCTCGGCCTGCAGGCCGCTATAGGCTGGTGGATGGTGGCGTCGGGTCTGGTCGATCGCGTCTCGGTCAGCCAGTACCGGCTGGCGACGCACCTGACGATCGCGGCCCTGATCTTCACCGCCACCATGGTGGTCGCGCGAGGCTTGGCGCCGCATTCAGAACCGGCCGCTGACCGCTCGACCCAACGCCTTGCCGGGTTCATCGTGCTTCTGGCCCTGATCCAGATCTATCTAGGGGGCCTTGTCGCCGGGCTCGACGCGGGCCTCAGCTACAACACCTGGCCGCTGATGGATGGCAAGGTGATCCCGTCCGATCTTCTGCTGCTCGAACCAGCCTGGCGCAACTTCTTCGAGAACCCGAAGACGGTGCAGTTCGTTCACCGCCTCGGCGCTTACACGCTCTTTATCGTGGCGCTATGGCACATGATCGCGACATGGCGCCGCCGGCGCGGCACCACGCATGCGCGCCGCGGCGCGCTGTTGTTCCTGCTGGTGCTGGCGCAGGCATCGATCGGCATCGGCACGCTGCTGATGCAGGTGCCGTTGCATCTGGCGCTGACCCATCAGGGCTTCGCCCTGATCGTTCTCGGTTTCGCTGCCGCGCACTGGCGTGGCACCAAGGGTGCCTATCCCTTGCCGCACGAGGTCAAGATCGGAAGCTGA
- a CDS encoding DUF2842 domain-containing protein, with protein sequence MPIRLKKLIGTILLVALVIIYALVASAIAVTRLAEFGATAHFLFFLLSGLLWVLPAMGIIKWLILEPRPKR encoded by the coding sequence ATGCCCATTCGCCTGAAGAAACTGATCGGCACCATTCTGCTGGTCGCCCTGGTCATCATCTATGCGCTGGTCGCTTCGGCCATCGCCGTGACCCGGCTCGCCGAGTTCGGCGCGACGGCTCACTTCCTGTTCTTTCTGCTCAGCGGCCTGCTCTGGGTGCTGCCCGCGATGGGCATCATCAAATGGCTGATCTTGGAGCCGCGGCCGAAGCGCTGA
- a CDS encoding polysaccharide deacetylase family protein: MIDGGEAIRKLALNLARYSGLAPLARPFVGGVGAILMLHRVTATPEKPNGVNRHLNIAPSFLDVLISGIKADGYDFVSLEEAIERVKAGGMRNPFAAITADDAYRDNMTEALPVLERHGAPITIYVAPGLIDGAADLWWDVIEDIVDASASLSLTTASGPATIDCSSPARKLQANERLHAWLTLEVREQDQGRALRDLARSNGIELGTGRPGTLMSWDDIRAMAAHSLVTIGAHTVNHRNLKRLSEADARHEIGDVRCILKEKLGEEPRHLAYPYGYASAVGCREVGFARDAGYASAVTTRHGVLKAEHAGFLHALPRISVNGRYQSVAHIRTMLSGVTTPLANAGKIVVTV; this comes from the coding sequence ATGATCGACGGGGGCGAGGCAATCCGGAAACTGGCGCTGAACCTTGCCCGCTACTCCGGCCTTGCCCCGCTGGCGCGGCCGTTCGTCGGCGGCGTCGGCGCCATTCTGATGCTGCACCGTGTGACCGCGACACCGGAAAAGCCGAACGGCGTCAACCGCCACCTCAACATCGCGCCAAGCTTCCTCGATGTCCTGATCTCCGGCATCAAGGCCGACGGTTACGATTTTGTCAGCCTGGAGGAGGCGATCGAGCGCGTAAAGGCCGGCGGCATGAGAAATCCGTTCGCCGCCATCACCGCCGACGATGCCTATCGCGACAACATGACCGAGGCGCTGCCGGTCCTGGAACGCCACGGCGCGCCGATCACCATCTATGTCGCTCCGGGCCTCATCGACGGCGCCGCCGATCTCTGGTGGGACGTGATCGAAGACATCGTCGATGCGAGCGCGAGCCTGTCGCTGACCACCGCGAGCGGCCCCGCGACGATCGACTGCTCGAGCCCCGCCCGCAAGCTCCAGGCCAACGAACGCCTGCATGCCTGGCTGACGCTCGAGGTTCGCGAGCAGGATCAGGGCAGGGCGCTGCGCGATCTGGCGCGTTCGAACGGAATCGAGCTCGGCACGGGCCGTCCGGGCACGTTGATGAGCTGGGATGATATCCGCGCCATGGCGGCGCATTCGCTGGTGACGATCGGTGCGCATACAGTCAACCACCGTAACCTGAAGCGGCTGTCCGAGGCGGACGCCCGGCACGAAATCGGCGACGTCAGGTGCATCCTGAAGGAAAAGCTGGGCGAAGAGCCGCGCCACCTCGCTTACCCTTACGGCTACGCCAGCGCCGTCGGCTGCCGCGAGGTAGGCTTCGCCCGCGACGCCGGGTATGCCTCCGCAGTGACAACGCGGCACGGCGTGTTGAAGGCTGAGCATGCCGGCTTCCTGCATGCGCTGCCGCGCATTTCGGTCAACGGCCGCTATCAGAGCGTCGCACATATCCGCACGATGCTGTCGGGCGTGACGACGCCGCTCGCCAATGCCGGCAAGATAGTCGTGACCGTCTGA
- a CDS encoding GNAT family N-acetyltransferase: MVDANASFDGNRVAVNEAPPRPLASIRDGLATLVSDGAGLASYTEFCASALFAPAQSPCWLRNWVSKTDADIVIATLIMDGRPALSLGLEVVSRGPFKVARFAGGRHANGNFAAADMRQMPRIDGPAIRSLFSAIAEARRDIDLVSLERLLPDLDGVANPLAALPHFASPNLALAVDLAGGFDALLARASGKRKRKKHRSQTRKFEAVGTFRRIAARTRDEVDRLLDAFYDMKEQRFRKMGIANVFGEQGVRAFFRALFADALAEERPAFLLHGLEVAGKLRAVTGSSRSGKRLICEFGAIAEDDLAFTSPGDYLFFDNIQEACEQGFGVYDFSVGDEPYKRLWCDLAVQHFEVLAPLTLKGRALAIGVRQGARAKVFIKNNQTVWKLTKMLRRKAAGKPAPAAANDDT, translated from the coding sequence ATGGTTGACGCTAACGCGTCATTTGACGGCAATCGGGTCGCGGTCAACGAAGCCCCACCACGCCCGCTCGCCTCAATCCGGGACGGCCTTGCGACATTGGTGAGCGATGGCGCCGGCCTGGCCAGCTATACCGAATTCTGCGCTTCGGCGCTGTTCGCCCCGGCACAGAGCCCGTGCTGGCTGCGCAACTGGGTCAGCAAGACCGATGCCGACATCGTCATCGCAACTTTGATCATGGACGGCAGACCGGCATTATCGCTGGGACTGGAAGTCGTGAGCCGCGGACCATTCAAAGTCGCCCGCTTCGCCGGCGGCCGTCACGCCAATGGCAATTTCGCCGCAGCAGACATGCGCCAAATGCCAAGGATCGACGGCCCGGCGATCCGCTCCCTATTTAGCGCCATTGCCGAGGCACGGCGGGATATCGATCTCGTTTCGCTTGAACGGCTGCTTCCCGACCTCGATGGCGTTGCCAACCCACTCGCGGCGCTGCCCCATTTTGCGAGCCCGAACCTCGCTCTCGCTGTCGATCTCGCCGGCGGGTTCGACGCGCTGCTGGCGCGCGCAAGCGGCAAGCGCAAGCGCAAGAAGCACCGCTCGCAGACGCGCAAGTTCGAGGCTGTCGGCACCTTCCGCCGCATCGCGGCGCGCACACGGGACGAGGTCGACAGGCTGCTCGACGCCTTCTACGACATGAAGGAGCAGCGTTTCCGCAAAATGGGCATCGCCAACGTGTTCGGCGAGCAAGGCGTGCGTGCCTTCTTTCGCGCCTTGTTTGCCGATGCGCTTGCGGAGGAAAGGCCGGCCTTCCTGCTGCATGGGTTGGAGGTCGCCGGCAAGCTTCGTGCCGTCACCGGCTCCAGCCGCTCAGGCAAGCGCCTCATCTGCGAATTCGGCGCAATCGCCGAGGACGATCTCGCTTTCACCAGCCCCGGCGACTATCTGTTCTTCGACAATATCCAGGAAGCCTGTGAGCAAGGTTTCGGCGTCTACGACTTCTCGGTCGGCGACGAGCCTTACAAGCGGCTTTGGTGCGACCTCGCAGTGCAGCATTTCGAAGTTCTCGCCCCACTGACGCTGAAAGGCCGAGCGCTGGCGATAGGAGTCCGGCAAGGCGCGCGGGCAAAGGTCTTCATCAAGAACAATCAGACGGTCTGGAAGCTGACCAAGATGTTGCGCCGGAAGGCTGCAGGCAAGCCCGCGCCTGCTGCTGCCAACGACGATACCTGA